One genomic segment of Flagellimonas marinaquae includes these proteins:
- a CDS encoding TonB-dependent receptor gives MKKSIILLLILFSNNYLFAQDTGKITGKVTDQNSHPIYLANLSIDNQTGTVTDEDGTYSLNSLEPGEYVITVSMLGYKTLRQKITVSAGETSTANFVFEESLNLLDDIVVLGQRKKIVSATRSNMELIDIPMAVQVVDRHVLKQQQIINLREVFRNVSGIQNTAAWGNGSRRLEISARGFLLNDANYRRNGLLISNEGNHFSDHIEEVQILKGPASVLYGDVSPGGVVNFVTKKPKDFDFVQVKYTTGSWGLVRPSLDFNKVLNASGSLAMRVNATYEKADSYRDHVSNEYIMLAPSFSYKPNNNFSWTVEGLLRDDSSVEDSGIFVPSVTLEEARSVPYNRFYGNPASRNEFTETSLVSTLQYKLTPNLQLRLTNQYQSVPRLNRGLWQNWVYSPGDVVPLSSFGIDSTDPENHPSLARLDVEVVNGGQDLLLNEHVIEFGNSATFNDLVNFANLLEVNYEFNTGLVKHNAFAGFDYTFSTDRITYQRFPNAIGSFDNPDPTIINNLFELNTDPNPYKDTLSRTGFNLQNQIMLMDDRLHVLMGLRFNWYKRDRNYDSESERPADYKNEVDKPVIPRLGLLYKLKPNVSLYASYAESFEVNGRHRYKPEEFLDPTLGKQFEGGVKANFFNERLGVTLAAFELRKENQPSFILTELADESGLSYDPSEVSIDGHILYISKAQRSRGIELDFSGRITDELSVQGNYTYLQTEILDDIVFEEGNELENAPNHSIGLWSNYAFTNKLKGLSLGYGIFHQAQYFGDKANSDAQLHPANTKMSLALGYETKKIQLRMNIENLTDERTYFNSFGYYWLPQPPRRVLFTVGYNF, from the coding sequence ATGAAAAAATCTATAATACTCCTATTAATACTTTTTAGTAATAATTACTTATTTGCCCAGGACACAGGAAAAATCACTGGAAAAGTTACCGATCAAAACTCTCACCCTATATATCTGGCAAACTTGTCGATTGATAATCAAACAGGTACTGTTACCGATGAAGACGGAACCTATAGCCTTAACTCATTAGAGCCCGGGGAGTACGTAATTACTGTTAGTATGTTGGGATATAAAACCTTACGTCAAAAGATAACGGTTTCAGCTGGAGAAACAAGTACGGCCAATTTTGTCTTTGAAGAATCACTTAACCTACTGGATGACATTGTGGTTTTGGGCCAGCGTAAAAAAATAGTGTCAGCAACCCGTTCCAATATGGAATTGATTGATATACCAATGGCAGTCCAGGTGGTTGATCGGCACGTGCTTAAACAACAGCAAATAATTAATTTAAGAGAAGTTTTTAGAAACGTAAGCGGCATACAAAATACCGCAGCTTGGGGAAACGGTTCTCGTAGGCTGGAAATTTCAGCCAGAGGATTTTTACTCAATGATGCCAACTACCGTAGAAATGGATTACTTATTTCCAATGAAGGAAATCATTTTTCCGATCATATAGAAGAAGTACAGATATTAAAAGGTCCAGCCTCGGTATTGTATGGCGATGTTTCCCCAGGGGGCGTAGTAAATTTTGTGACCAAAAAACCAAAGGATTTTGATTTTGTTCAAGTAAAGTACACAACTGGCTCATGGGGCTTGGTAAGGCCTTCTTTGGACTTTAACAAAGTGCTCAATGCAAGTGGTTCTTTGGCTATGCGTGTGAATGCAACCTATGAAAAGGCCGATAGTTATCGTGACCATGTCAGTAATGAGTATATTATGTTGGCACCTTCATTTTCTTATAAGCCAAACAATAATTTCTCGTGGACTGTCGAAGGCTTGCTTAGGGACGATAGTAGCGTGGAAGATTCAGGTATTTTTGTGCCAAGTGTTACGCTGGAAGAAGCTAGAAGCGTGCCGTACAATAGGTTCTATGGCAATCCAGCTAGTAGAAATGAATTCACGGAAACAAGCTTGGTATCAACGCTTCAATATAAGTTGACCCCTAATTTACAGTTACGGCTTACCAATCAGTACCAATCTGTACCTAGATTGAATAGAGGTCTTTGGCAGAATTGGGTTTATAGCCCTGGAGATGTCGTTCCCCTTAGCTCTTTTGGAATAGATTCGACCGACCCTGAAAATCATCCTTCTTTAGCCAGATTGGATGTAGAAGTAGTGAATGGAGGGCAGGATCTTTTGCTAAATGAGCACGTTATCGAATTTGGAAATTCGGCAACTTTTAATGATTTGGTAAACTTTGCCAACTTGTTGGAAGTTAATTATGAGTTTAATACAGGATTGGTAAAACATAACGCGTTTGCAGGTTTTGATTACACTTTCTCTACCGATAGAATTACCTACCAAAGATTTCCAAATGCTATAGGGTCTTTTGATAATCCGGACCCGACAATCATTAATAATCTATTTGAGTTGAACACAGACCCAAACCCTTATAAAGATACGCTATCACGTACAGGGTTTAACCTTCAAAATCAAATAATGCTCATGGACGATAGATTACATGTACTGATGGGATTACGATTCAACTGGTACAAAAGAGATAGGAATTACGACAGTGAATCGGAAAGACCGGCAGATTATAAAAACGAGGTCGATAAACCAGTCATCCCAAGACTTGGACTGTTATACAAATTAAAGCCAAACGTTTCTTTATATGCTTCTTATGCAGAAAGTTTTGAGGTAAATGGGAGGCATCGATACAAACCGGAAGAGTTTTTGGATCCAACCCTAGGAAAACAATTTGAAGGAGGTGTTAAAGCCAATTTCTTTAATGAAAGGTTAGGGGTTACTTTGGCTGCCTTTGAATTAAGAAAAGAAAATCAACCCAGCTTTATTCTTACTGAACTGGCCGATGAAAGTGGACTCTCATATGATCCTTCCGAGGTGTCTATAGATGGCCATATCTTATACATATCCAAAGCACAAAGAAGCCGAGGAATAGAATTGGATTTTAGTGGTAGGATTACTGATGAATTAAGCGTTCAAGGAAACTACACGTATTTACAAACCGAGATTTTGGATGACATCGTTTTTGAAGAGGGTAACGAACTGGAAAATGCACCCAACCATAGTATCGGTTTATGGTCAAACTATGCTTTTACCAATAAACTTAAAGGATTGTCCTTAGGATATGGTATTTTTCATCAAGCGCAATATTTTGGGGATAAAGCAAACTCCGATGCACAGCTACATCCCGCAAACACAAAAATGTCTTTGGCTCTAGGGTACGAAACCAAAAAAATTCAACTACGTATGAATATTGAAAATTTAACCGATGAGCGCACCTATTTTAATTCATTTGGATACTACTGGTTACCACAACCTCCAAGAAGAGTCTTGTTTACGGTAGGGTATAATTTTTAG
- a CDS encoding SusC/RagA family TonB-linked outer membrane protein: MKFKNFRNALLLFMSAIGLAHAQQRTVSGNVTDQAGAPLPGVSIVLVGTTVGTQTDFDGNYAIEANTGQQLQFSYIGFATKNLSVGTSDVIDVVLLQSNEQLDEVVVTALGISREKKSLGYATTELEGDQVNVPGENNVINSLSGKAAGVNITRNNNLGGSTNVIIRGVTSINGDNQALFVVDGVPINNEPGNLDVTYGNGNNDVGGGRGGYDYGNPVSDLDPSIIESVNILKGAAATALYGSRAANGAIIITTKRGKSGDNLGITINSGFTVSRMDKSTFVKYQKEYGQGYFGDITTGSGSFTDGFRTTLDLDGDGTIDPLPRYNDDASFGPRFDPNLNVFQWNALVEELPTYLQKTPWVAAENDPSSFFRTAYSYNNSISLSGSNERSDFRATYSNSIQQGIVPNSEVVRNNLSTTMGYRLSDNIKVTANANYTNTRGKGRNGTGYDGSNARNLMTNFRQWWAVNTDIEDLRRAYEQTGRNITWNWKTPDAERPEYWDNPYWTINKNQQEDQRNRIFGNIGIEYGINDWLSANFRVSVDHFSELREQRIAIGSVGTPSFSSFNRRFSELNYDATLHYNKTFNESFSVTALLGMNIRRTSTEILYAETNGGLILPGVFAISNSLNPPNPPLEDFSKIGVDGVFGSLSLGYKNFLYMDVTARQDKASTLPVDNNSFFYPSVSTSFVFSNVMDSNWLNFGKLRLNYAEVGNFGTPQSLVSPVLLNNDGSFAGANLASVSSTLRNPNLKPEKTQSIEAGLEATFLNNRLGFDVAAYKTNSIDQIIDVAVSTATGYSRKFVNSGEIENKGLEVSIHGTPVRTANFEWNMRANWSKNQSKVLSLFDGVDNFEVQSFQSGITFNATVGRPYGTLRGSNFVYLDGQPVVDQDTGAYLQSDTNEEIGDTNPDWIGGLYNGFRYKNLSLSFLIDVRSGGDVYSLDTYYGFGSGIYPETVGTNALGNPIRNHLEDGGGYVFPGVAPDGSPNAKLADVSDAVSSGGLFGDLPQAYHVEDGSYVKLREVALTYNLPNRLLGKLGVQGASISLTGSNLWIIHKNMKYSDPEAGFSAGNAQGVQIGAYPTAKNYGLNVKLEF; this comes from the coding sequence ATGAAATTCAAAAATTTCAGAAATGCCTTGTTGCTTTTCATGTCGGCCATAGGTTTGGCCCATGCACAACAAAGAACGGTGTCAGGTAATGTTACAGATCAAGCAGGGGCACCGCTGCCCGGGGTTTCGATTGTTTTGGTCGGTACCACAGTGGGAACCCAGACGGATTTTGATGGAAACTATGCCATTGAGGCCAACACCGGGCAGCAATTACAATTCAGTTATATCGGTTTTGCCACCAAGAACCTATCGGTCGGTACTTCCGATGTCATTGATGTGGTGCTCTTGCAATCCAATGAACAACTGGATGAAGTGGTGGTCACGGCACTTGGCATATCAAGGGAAAAGAAATCACTCGGTTATGCTACTACCGAATTGGAGGGCGATCAGGTCAATGTTCCCGGTGAAAACAATGTCATCAATTCGCTTTCAGGGAAGGCCGCTGGGGTGAACATTACTAGGAACAACAACCTTGGAGGATCCACCAATGTTATCATAAGGGGAGTGACCTCCATTAATGGGGATAATCAAGCCCTGTTTGTTGTGGATGGGGTTCCCATCAACAATGAACCTGGTAACCTGGATGTCACCTATGGTAACGGAAACAATGATGTTGGAGGCGGGAGAGGAGGATATGATTATGGCAACCCTGTTTCAGACTTGGATCCATCCATAATTGAATCGGTGAATATTCTTAAAGGAGCCGCTGCGACCGCACTATATGGGTCAAGGGCGGCAAACGGTGCCATAATCATTACCACCAAACGTGGGAAAAGCGGTGATAATCTAGGGATAACGATTAACTCTGGTTTTACGGTAAGCCGAATGGACAAAAGTACTTTTGTAAAATACCAAAAGGAATACGGTCAAGGTTATTTTGGTGATATCACCACAGGGTCGGGTTCGTTCACCGATGGCTTTCGTACGACATTGGATCTGGATGGGGATGGGACCATCGATCCTTTGCCCAGGTACAATGATGATGCGTCTTTCGGTCCAAGATTCGATCCCAACTTGAACGTGTTCCAATGGAACGCTCTGGTAGAGGAACTACCTACCTATTTGCAAAAGACCCCATGGGTGGCCGCCGAAAACGATCCTTCATCATTCTTTAGAACGGCATACAGTTATAACAATTCCATTTCCCTTTCGGGAAGTAATGAACGAAGTGATTTTAGGGCAACCTATTCCAATAGTATCCAACAGGGTATCGTTCCAAACAGTGAAGTGGTCAGGAATAACCTTAGCACTACAATGGGATACAGACTGTCCGACAATATCAAGGTCACAGCCAATGCAAACTATACCAATACTAGGGGTAAAGGTAGGAATGGAACAGGGTATGATGGTTCAAATGCAAGAAATCTAATGACGAATTTTCGCCAATGGTGGGCGGTCAATACCGACATAGAGGATTTGAGGCGCGCCTATGAACAAACTGGGCGAAACATTACATGGAACTGGAAAACACCGGATGCAGAACGGCCTGAATACTGGGACAATCCCTATTGGACCATCAATAAGAACCAGCAAGAAGATCAACGTAACCGAATATTTGGGAATATAGGTATTGAATATGGAATCAATGATTGGTTGTCAGCCAATTTTAGGGTGTCCGTAGATCATTTTAGCGAGTTGCGCGAACAGCGTATTGCTATCGGAAGTGTGGGAACACCTAGCTTTTCAAGTTTTAACAGGAGGTTCAGTGAGTTGAACTATGATGCCACACTGCATTATAATAAGACATTCAATGAAAGCTTCAGTGTCACTGCATTGTTGGGGATGAACATCAGAAGGACAAGTACGGAAATATTATATGCAGAGACCAATGGTGGTTTGATATTGCCCGGTGTTTTTGCTATCTCTAACTCGTTGAATCCTCCCAATCCACCCTTGGAGGATTTTAGTAAGATTGGTGTCGATGGTGTATTTGGGTCGTTGTCCTTGGGATATAAGAACTTCCTTTATATGGACGTTACGGCTAGACAGGATAAGGCATCAACCTTGCCGGTGGATAACAATAGCTTTTTCTACCCTTCTGTTTCCACTTCCTTTGTCTTTTCCAATGTGATGGATTCCAATTGGTTGAATTTTGGTAAACTACGCTTGAACTATGCGGAAGTAGGAAACTTTGGTACTCCCCAAAGTTTGGTAAGTCCCGTGTTGTTGAACAATGATGGTTCGTTCGCAGGTGCCAACCTGGCTTCGGTAAGCTCAACATTGAGAAACCCGAATTTGAAACCTGAAAAGACCCAGAGCATTGAGGCTGGACTGGAGGCCACATTCTTAAATAACCGATTGGGATTCGATGTAGCGGCCTATAAAACCAATTCTATAGACCAAATTATAGACGTGGCCGTTTCAACAGCAACTGGGTATAGTCGAAAGTTTGTCAACTCCGGTGAAATTGAAAACAAGGGGCTGGAGGTTTCCATACATGGAACACCCGTAAGAACTGCTAATTTTGAATGGAACATGAGGGCTAACTGGTCCAAGAACCAAAGCAAGGTCCTGTCCCTATTTGATGGCGTTGACAATTTTGAAGTTCAGTCATTTCAATCAGGTATAACCTTCAATGCAACGGTTGGACGTCCTTATGGGACTTTGAGGGGTTCCAACTTTGTTTATCTGGATGGTCAGCCAGTGGTCGATCAGGATACTGGGGCCTATTTGCAATCAGATACCAATGAAGAGATTGGGGATACCAATCCAGACTGGATTGGAGGCCTGTACAATGGATTTAGATACAAGAACTTATCCCTTAGTTTCTTGATTGATGTCAGAAGTGGAGGGGATGTATATTCCTTGGATACCTATTATGGATTTGGAAGTGGCATCTACCCGGAAACTGTGGGTACGAATGCCCTTGGCAACCCCATCCGTAACCATTTGGAAGACGGTGGTGGATATGTTTTTCCAGGTGTTGCTCCCGATGGCAGTCCCAATGCGAAATTGGCGGATGTTAGCGATGCGGTCTCTTCAGGAGGTCTATTTGGTGATCTGCCCCAAGCGTATCATGTTGAAGATGGTTCTTATGTGAAACTTAGGGAAGTGGCGTTGACCTATAACCTTCCTAATCGCTTGTTGGGAAAACTTGGTGTACAGGGCGCTTCGATTTCATTAACGGGATCTAACCTTTGGATCATACACAAGAATATGAAATACAGTGACCCAGAAGCCGGGTTCAGTGCGGGTAATGCCCAAGGAGTACAAATTGGAGCCTATCCAACAGCAAAGAATTATGGTTTGAATGTAAAATTGGAATTTTAA
- a CDS encoding ABC transporter ATP-binding protein has translation MLQAKNLTKKYGEHTALDQLNLTVNTGDIYCLLGANGAGKSTTINLFLDFVKPTSGYALIEGVEVAKHPVKTKEKIAYIPENLNLYAELSGLENLQYFVGISGKKYEKDELIMFLNEVGLQESAHMQRIKGYSKGMRQKVGIAIALAKKAKVLLLDEPTSGLDPKASNEFSELLLKLKKQGTATLMATHDLFRAKETGTKIGIMKSGSLVDELSSTDINHTNLEKLYLAHMN, from the coding sequence ATGCTACAAGCAAAAAACCTAACCAAAAAATATGGGGAGCATACAGCTCTTGATCAACTTAACCTTACCGTAAATACTGGGGACATTTATTGTCTTTTAGGAGCGAACGGAGCTGGGAAGTCCACTACAATCAACCTCTTTCTGGATTTTGTAAAGCCCACTTCGGGTTATGCATTAATTGAAGGTGTAGAAGTCGCAAAGCATCCCGTAAAAACAAAAGAGAAGATTGCTTACATTCCTGAAAACCTGAACCTTTACGCCGAATTGTCGGGACTGGAAAACCTACAGTATTTTGTTGGCATATCAGGAAAAAAATACGAAAAAGACGAACTCATTATGTTTCTGAATGAAGTTGGCCTTCAGGAGAGTGCCCACATGCAAAGAATCAAAGGTTACTCAAAAGGAATGCGTCAAAAAGTAGGAATAGCCATAGCACTGGCCAAAAAAGCGAAGGTACTTTTGCTTGACGAGCCTACATCGGGTTTAGACCCGAAGGCTAGCAATGAATTTTCAGAATTGCTACTAAAGTTAAAAAAACAGGGTACAGCAACCCTTATGGCCACACACGATTTGTTTAGGGCCAAAGAAACAGGTACCAAAATAGGTATCATGAAATCCGGTAGTCTGGTTGACGAACTCTCTTCAACAGATATTAACCACACCAATCTTGAAAAGCTCTATCTGGCCCACATGAATTAA
- a CDS encoding DUF5712 family protein, whose protein sequence is MISPMAKHRASEVELNKKTVKGGFNRDSFYQADEKTFDRTMGFKRNYVESYIGRKVHAKEPGKSFVKAMRLHIKRKEALKPLMIMGVQVPFTCQ, encoded by the coding sequence ATGATTTCACCAATGGCGAAGCACAGGGCATCGGAAGTGGAACTGAACAAAAAAACGGTCAAGGGAGGGTTTAATCGGGACAGTTTTTACCAAGCAGACGAAAAGACCTTTGACAGGACAATGGGGTTCAAAAGGAACTATGTGGAATCCTACATTGGGAGAAAGGTCCATGCCAAGGAACCAGGGAAGTCCTTTGTCAAGGCAATGAGGTTGCACATCAAGAGAAAGGAGGCCCTTAAACCCCTTATGATTATGGGTGTCCAAGTGCCTTTTACCTGCCAATAA
- a CDS encoding S41 family peptidase — protein MKKLIGIFCLLGFVSFNNPPKDNKKWIADFEKLKTEMVNGYSNLKFAREKERLNLKKLNEKTLLGLESAKSRGEAQSVIREFLKSFNDGHLRARIYNVPGNTNIKTMSGSSALTNKDMAATALIKMAYEKREPKFTIHYDSVPGYEMLSTDENPFPSAIIEEQNHRIGVLRIGFFGYWRYWDTASNLWEEFRKSFDGDCDRECEWSFTQKVENKLTQLLIQNILELKSRNIDALVVDVSGNGGGTEWYEAVARLFSADKLVDPPFYFTNHTIWQNVLTNQLKLIDDDLNNTAIQVELRTSLRGHRKFIEGLLKNSIDHCETNQVWLNNDLNCLKLAHHPYAYQLPRDIMDHPQFMELRSKYILQTHRFMPYTRGVYDTSDRLFIVQDHRSGSATEGFSSILQSNGAAIIVGETSFGAGCGYTNGGFEVVLENIGLAVKMPDCVRLRNDGKNEFMGINPDIPIHWSKDNSSFQKGNMVIESIWDYVRN, from the coding sequence ATGAAAAAATTGATAGGTATATTTTGTCTATTAGGATTTGTATCCTTCAACAATCCTCCGAAGGATAACAAGAAGTGGATTGCCGATTTCGAAAAACTTAAGACTGAAATGGTCAATGGTTATTCCAATTTAAAATTTGCAAGGGAAAAAGAAAGATTGAACCTCAAAAAACTGAACGAGAAAACCCTGCTAGGGTTGGAAAGCGCCAAAAGTAGGGGAGAAGCCCAAAGTGTCATCAGGGAATTTCTCAAATCCTTTAATGACGGTCATTTACGGGCGAGAATATATAATGTTCCCGGCAATACAAACATAAAGACAATGTCAGGGTCCTCGGCGCTCACGAACAAGGACATGGCAGCTACTGCATTGATTAAGATGGCTTATGAAAAAAGGGAGCCTAAATTTACGATACACTATGATTCGGTACCGGGATATGAAATGCTAAGCACGGACGAAAACCCATTTCCCTCGGCTATCATAGAGGAACAAAATCATAGGATCGGGGTTTTGCGGATTGGATTTTTTGGTTATTGGAGGTACTGGGACACAGCCTCTAACCTTTGGGAGGAGTTTCGAAAGAGCTTTGATGGCGATTGTGACAGGGAATGTGAATGGTCCTTCACCCAAAAGGTGGAAAATAAACTGACTCAGCTATTGATACAAAATATTTTGGAATTAAAATCAAGAAATATTGATGCCCTAGTAGTGGATGTCTCTGGAAATGGCGGAGGAACTGAATGGTATGAGGCTGTCGCCAGATTGTTCTCAGCCGATAAACTTGTTGACCCACCCTTCTATTTTACCAATCATACCATATGGCAAAACGTATTAACCAATCAACTCAAGCTCATTGACGATGACCTCAACAACACAGCAATACAAGTGGAGCTAAGAACATCACTTCGGGGCCACCGAAAATTTATCGAAGGACTACTCAAAAATTCCATAGATCACTGCGAAACCAATCAAGTATGGTTGAACAATGATCTTAATTGCCTGAAGTTGGCACACCATCCCTATGCCTACCAATTGCCCAGAGATATTATGGATCATCCACAATTTATGGAACTTCGATCGAAATATATCCTTCAAACACATCGCTTCATGCCTTATACAAGAGGTGTGTATGATACGTCTGACCGTCTTTTTATTGTCCAGGACCATAGGTCAGGATCTGCAACTGAAGGGTTTAGCTCCATCCTTCAATCCAATGGTGCAGCCATCATAGTTGGCGAGACAAGTTTTGGTGCCGGTTGCGGATACACCAATGGTGGATTTGAAGTAGTACTAGAAAATATAGGCTTGGCCGTAAAGATGCCTGACTGCGTAAGATTGCGCAATGATGGTAAAAACGAGTTTATGGGAATCAATCCAGATATTCCTATTCATTGGTCTAAAGACAACAGTAGTTTTCAAAAAGGAAATATGGTCATTGAAAGTATCTGGGATTATGTAAGGAATTAA
- the alr gene encoding alanine racemase, whose protein sequence is MLIDTSRRKFMEYAAITASVVALPSSLWGSTARSKFDLPKENSADFWLELSRKAYHKNAEIISTMANQKPVLAVIKNNAYGLGDVEVAKILDTSVHIEGFALVKADRALALRKAGIKKNILLMGDFDESLGQDLVENDIVLSIFSAHALQKIKSLSNNSKKQISTALYIDTGLGRMGIPFNQAFELATAASGSLGLNIKYTFSTLTTPKDFAKEQIRIFNDLIQELSREGVNVGKTHLAPSFSLIDLPSSHQDMVRPGILIHGSYPLANMDASKKWPLMPTYRLKSRVMRLEKLSAGDTIGFSRFYKVTKDEWIATLPIGWGDGYDSGAENGAKVLLNGALYPVINVNANHTNISLGANTMVKVGDIATLIGPEKPEITPEGFGKLVKRHNYLQINYKESIPKLIFDVF, encoded by the coding sequence ATGCTTATAGATACAAGTAGAAGAAAATTCATGGAATATGCAGCTATAACAGCTAGTGTAGTCGCGTTACCTTCCTCATTGTGGGGATCGACCGCTAGGAGTAAATTTGATTTACCCAAAGAGAATAGTGCTGATTTCTGGTTGGAGCTATCAAGAAAGGCCTACCATAAAAACGCTGAAATAATTAGCACAATGGCCAACCAAAAACCTGTTTTGGCTGTCATCAAAAACAATGCTTATGGTCTTGGGGATGTTGAAGTGGCCAAAATATTGGACACTAGTGTCCATATAGAAGGCTTTGCATTGGTTAAAGCCGATAGAGCTTTGGCTTTAAGAAAAGCTGGAATCAAAAAAAACATACTGCTTATGGGTGATTTTGATGAAAGCTTAGGTCAAGACCTAGTTGAAAATGACATTGTTCTGAGTATTTTTTCCGCACATGCCTTACAAAAAATCAAAAGCTTATCCAATAACTCAAAAAAGCAAATAAGTACAGCCCTTTATATTGATACTGGCTTAGGGAGAATGGGAATTCCTTTCAACCAAGCCTTTGAGTTGGCAACCGCTGCGTCTGGTAGTTTAGGCTTAAATATTAAGTATACTTTTTCTACTTTGACCACACCAAAGGACTTTGCCAAAGAGCAGATCAGAATTTTTAATGACTTAATTCAAGAGTTGTCAAGAGAAGGTGTCAATGTGGGAAAAACACATTTGGCACCTTCTTTTTCGCTGATAGACTTACCTAGTTCACATCAAGATATGGTACGACCAGGTATTTTAATTCATGGTTCATACCCATTGGCCAATATGGATGCGTCAAAAAAATGGCCACTAATGCCTACGTATCGTTTAAAGTCACGTGTAATGCGTCTTGAAAAACTATCTGCTGGAGATACCATTGGTTTTTCAAGGTTTTATAAAGTAACTAAAGACGAATGGATTGCCACACTGCCCATTGGCTGGGGAGACGGCTACGATAGTGGCGCTGAAAACGGCGCTAAAGTACTTCTAAATGGAGCCTTATATCCTGTTATCAATGTAAATGCCAATCATACAAATATCTCATTGGGTGCCAATACTATGGTAAAGGTTGGCGATATAGCAACATTGATAGGTCCGGAAAAACCGGAGATCACACCTGAAGGGTTTGGTAAATTGGTCAAAAGGCATAATTACCTTCAAATCAATTATAAAGAGTCTATCCCAAAATTAATTTTCGATGTCTTTTAG
- a CDS encoding alpha/beta fold hydrolase, with protein sequence MSFRNLRFYILLFFSLGANAQRENYLKLPDQKVTLYYEDEGSGNPIIFIPGWTMTTRFFSKQKEYFSKQYRFITFDPRGQGESQKTSVGNSYDVHAQDLAEFIKLLKLKNVVLVGWSSGCITMFEYLKQFGTGNIKQVFFIDETPKWVGDMDFEWVYGNFDDYRSSLLGLTRSRTRDAAGTVNWMLQNPVSDNDKKWMVNDMLKTPNHVALSLYIDGLAADYIDVVKNTETPSRSAFFLRDSWYGKASLWLNKEAPFFNTVAITSHAMFWEKPKEFNDLLMGYLKD encoded by the coding sequence ATGTCTTTTAGAAATTTACGGTTTTACATATTATTATTTTTTTCTTTGGGCGCTAATGCTCAGCGTGAAAATTACCTTAAGCTTCCCGACCAAAAAGTAACGCTTTATTACGAGGATGAAGGCTCAGGAAATCCAATCATTTTTATTCCTGGCTGGACGATGACCACGCGTTTTTTTTCCAAACAAAAGGAATATTTCTCCAAACAGTACCGATTTATAACTTTTGACCCAAGGGGTCAAGGGGAATCTCAAAAAACATCAGTTGGGAATTCCTATGATGTACATGCACAAGACCTTGCGGAATTTATAAAACTATTAAAGCTAAAAAATGTGGTATTGGTCGGATGGTCCAGTGGCTGTATTACCATGTTCGAGTATCTAAAGCAATTTGGAACAGGGAATATTAAACAAGTCTTTTTTATAGATGAAACCCCTAAATGGGTAGGCGACATGGATTTCGAATGGGTATACGGAAACTTTGATGACTACCGTTCAAGTCTATTGGGATTAACCCGCTCAAGAACCAGGGATGCCGCTGGCACAGTGAACTGGATGTTACAAAACCCCGTGAGTGATAATGATAAAAAATGGATGGTAAACGATATGTTGAAAACACCAAACCATGTTGCATTGAGCTTATATATTGATGGTTTAGCGGCGGATTATATAGATGTGGTCAAAAACACTGAAACTCCATCTAGATCAGCTTTCTTTTTAAGGGATTCATGGTATGGAAAAGCAAGTTTATGGTTAAACAAGGAAGCACCGTTTTTTAATACTGTTGCTATAACGAGCCATGCAATGTTTTGGGAGAAACCAAAAGAATTCAACGACCTATTAATGGGTTACTTAAAGGATTAG